The genomic window tagtcaaaggggggcgagatctgctttgTTGAAtgtttggaagaatgtttgtaaccaagcagatcgcacaccccattgactaccatagtaggaaaaaaaatactatggtagtcaatggggggcgagatctgcttggttgaatgtttggaagaatgtttgtaaccaagcagatcgcaccccccattgactaccatagtattttttccctactatggtagtcaatggggggcgagatctgctttgTTGAAtgtttggaagaatgtttgtaaccaagcagatcatGCCCCTCATTGACTAGCatagtcattttttttcttactgtggtagtcaatggggggcgagatctgcttggttgaatttttggaagaatgtttgtaaccaagcagatctcgcccccccattgactaccatagtatttttttcttactatggtagtcaatggggggcgagatctgctttgTTGAAtgtttggaagaatgtttgtaaccaagcagattgtgccccccattgactaccatagtattttttttcctactatggtagtcaatggggggtgagatctgcttggttgaATGTTTGGAacaatgtttgtaaccaagcagatctcgccccccattgactcccatagtaatttttttcttactatggtagtcaattaGGGGCAAGATTTGCTTGgttgaatgtttgtaaccaagcagattgcgccccccattgactaccatagtattttttttttcctactatggtagtcaaagGGGGGCGAGATCTGATTTGTTGAATGTTTGGAacaatgtttgtaaccaagcagatctcgccccccattgactcccatagtaatttttttcttactatggtagtcaattaGGGGCAAGATTTGCTTGgttgaatgtttgtaaccaagcagatcgcaccccccattgactaccatagtattttttttcctactatggtagtcaatggggggcgagatctgctttgTTGAAtgtttggaagaatgtttgtaaccaagcagatcgcacaccccattgactaccatagtaggaaaaaaaatactatggtagtcaatggggggcgagatctgcttggttgaatgtttggaagaatgtttgtaaccaagcagatctcgccccccattgactaccatagtatttttttcttactatggtagtcaatggggggcgagatctgcttggttgaatgtttggaagaatgtttgtaaccaagcagatcgcaccccccattgactaccatagtattttttccctactatggtagtcaatggggggcgagatctgctttgTTGAAtgtttggaagaatgtttgtaaccaagcagatcatGCCCCTCATTGACTAGCatagtcattttttttcttactgtggtagtcaatggggggcgagatctgcttggttgaatttttggaagaatgtttgtaaccaagcagatctcaccccccattgactaccatagtaggaataAAAATACTGTGATCTGcgtggttacaaacattcttccaaatatcttcctttgtgttcagcagaacaaagacatttatacaggtttggaacaatttgaaggggagtaaatgatgacaaaattttaatttttgggtgaaatatcccttttaAAATGATGTTTACTTTTGGAAGACGATATTTTTCCCTGAAGTGGCTTCGGACCGTGGCCCGTTCAGCCTTCTTCTGGGCAAAACTGGCATCTCGCTCAATCCTAGTGGAAAAACAGAAGTTAGATTGACACAAAAGTACTTAAACatgaaatgtataattaatatcaATATGAACTCATAATATTATCAATATGAAATATTGTTTAGTGTTGAAGTTAACTTTTTACTTCTAGGACAATGTAATACGATGCCATTCAAAAATGCACACAATAGAAGAAAAACAGCTGCATATGCATTTCTGCAGAGAAGTCACTGTCCTCAAGGCCAAACCAGAGAAACACGGATCTGGAGATCAAGGTGACATGCACTATTGATTAAACCACAGAAATACAGGAAGCTGGAGATAAACACTGACCTTCTCTACAGCTCCTTGTATTACATGTGAACAAGTGACTGTGCAATGcaatttgtgtattaaattcaAACAGGAGGGATAGAGTCCTTATAATttgatatataaaaatataaaatgtttaaatataattattattgtggCATTTAACCAGGTTCTCATTTAACATTTATCTGTGTCAGGATATGGAGCAGCCTCCTTTTTTGGTAAAGTGAATGAATAAATTCATGAATGAATGGTATATTTATATAACGCATTTTCTATGTACAACTGTATATGTGAAAtgtattgttgaataaaaataaaataaaataatatctgGAAATTctacaaatattaatacaattatttattaaaatatttataaaattatataaaaacaatgcattaaattattatttataaaaaaaaaaatctaatttatttgcTATTACCAAACGaaatagaaaatgaaaaaataaatattcatattcTTTGGTCATGACCACACCGCTAAAGAAATAGTTGTTGATGAATCTTACTTCTCCTCCGCCAACTGTTCTTGATATTGTTCGAACTCTTCGTGTGTCATTCCTTTTGCTGCAGCTTCTGACTTTTCTCCTTCTGGTTTTTCTTCTCCAAGACCCCCGGTAAGATCCTTCAGCTGCCCCCCTATCATGTGTTTAAACATAAAAGCCATTGTTTTTCTGCAGAATACTATATAAAGATATAAACCGCCGGTTTCTTTGGATAATATGCCAGTCGCTTGAGAAAGTCTAGTTGTCTCGTGTGAGGAGAAAACACAAACACGACAACGAAAGTAGCCTAGATGTTTTCCTTTCTTCCGTTCAATTCAAGTTTCAGCAACA from Chanodichthys erythropterus isolate Z2021 chromosome 24, ASM2448905v1, whole genome shotgun sequence includes these protein-coding regions:
- the cplx3a gene encoding complexin-3a, whose product is MAFMFKHMIGGQLKDLTGGLGEEKPEGEKSEAAAKGMTHEEFEQYQEQLAEEKIERDASFAQKKAERATVRSHFREKYRLPKSELDDTQIQAAADDVELPTELAKMIAEDNQEEEQKQSVLGQLTNIQNVDIDQIKEKAQSALEDIRQSAEKCDVM